The proteins below come from a single Micromonospora citrea genomic window:
- a CDS encoding potassium channel family protein, whose translation MIGLGRFGCHLSGALAALNHEVLAIDRSPDQVQRWSAQLDRVVQADATEEGALRQLGVADFARAVVAIGASVEASVLTVLALAELGVPQIWARATSEKHAKILGSVGAHHVIFPEAETGVRVAHLIVSRMLDFIEFGDDFAIAKVCTPEAMVGRPLADLAPTERYGVRVVGVKLPGERFRYATDATVVAAGSMLIVEGNIEQVQRFAALS comes from the coding sequence GTGATCGGGCTGGGGCGGTTCGGTTGCCACCTGTCCGGCGCGCTGGCCGCGCTCAACCACGAGGTGCTGGCCATCGACCGCAGCCCGGACCAGGTGCAGCGCTGGTCGGCCCAGCTCGACCGGGTCGTGCAGGCCGACGCCACCGAGGAGGGGGCGCTGCGCCAGCTCGGCGTGGCCGACTTCGCCCGGGCGGTGGTCGCGATCGGCGCCTCGGTGGAGGCCAGCGTGCTGACCGTGCTGGCGCTTGCCGAGCTGGGCGTACCGCAGATCTGGGCGCGGGCCACCTCGGAGAAGCACGCCAAGATCCTCGGCTCGGTCGGCGCGCACCACGTGATCTTCCCCGAGGCGGAGACCGGCGTACGGGTGGCCCACCTGATCGTCAGCAGGATGCTCGACTTCATCGAGTTCGGCGACGACTTCGCCATCGCCAAGGTGTGCACCCCCGAGGCGATGGTGGGCCGGCCGCTCGCGGACCTGGCCCCCACCGAGCGCTACGGGGTGCGGGTCGTCGGGGTGAAGCTGCCCGGCGAGCGCTTCCGGTACGCCACCGACGCCACCGTCGTGGCGGCCGGCAGCATGCTGATCGTCGAGGGGAACATCGAGCAGGTGCAGCGCTTCGCGGCGCTCAGCTGA
- a CDS encoding TrkH family potassium uptake protein produces the protein MRRLLRHPVRLVPFGFLVTILLGTGLLMLPWTTSQHQYTPFLTALFTATSAVSVTGMSVVDTPNYWNEFGLLMITVLTQVGGIGIVTGATMVILVVARRLGLRSRLLVQAETAEFGIGDLRRLLLRIAGLALVCESIITVVMTARLWLTYDYPFARALWISVFHAVQAFNNGGFALYTESLIGFSTDAWVIVPLAIGTVVGGLGFPALFEAAREWRRPSRWGVATKLTVWGSLTLLVAGFLGMLVIEWANPRTLGIYAWHDKLLVAFAQDAFIRTGGFNVVDVEGLEEESYPLVIALMFIGGGSASTAGGIKVTTFFLLAFVIWAELRGEPDVTVGHRRVATASQRQAVTVALLSVALVACGTVLLILLTEGVPLYAALFEVTSALTTTGLSVGVAASLPESGQFALIVLMFVGRIGPLTLGSAIALNTRRRLYRYPEEQPIVG, from the coding sequence ATGCGCCGGCTTCTTCGTCACCCCGTGCGGCTGGTGCCGTTCGGCTTCCTGGTGACGATCCTGCTCGGCACCGGGCTGCTGATGCTGCCCTGGACGACCAGCCAGCACCAGTACACGCCCTTCCTGACCGCCCTGTTCACCGCGACCTCGGCGGTCTCGGTGACCGGCATGTCGGTGGTGGACACCCCGAACTACTGGAACGAGTTCGGGCTGCTGATGATCACCGTGCTCACGCAGGTCGGCGGCATCGGCATCGTCACCGGGGCGACCATGGTGATCCTGGTGGTGGCCCGCCGGCTCGGGCTGCGCAGCCGGCTGCTGGTGCAGGCCGAGACGGCCGAGTTCGGCATCGGCGACCTACGCCGGCTGCTGCTGCGCATCGCCGGCCTCGCGCTGGTCTGCGAGTCGATCATCACGGTCGTCATGACGGCCCGGTTGTGGCTCACCTACGACTACCCGTTCGCCCGGGCCCTCTGGATCAGCGTCTTCCACGCCGTCCAGGCCTTCAACAACGGCGGGTTCGCCCTCTACACCGAGAGCCTGATCGGCTTCTCCACCGACGCCTGGGTCATCGTGCCCCTGGCGATCGGCACCGTCGTCGGCGGCCTGGGCTTCCCGGCCCTGTTCGAGGCCGCCCGGGAGTGGCGCCGCCCGAGCCGCTGGGGAGTGGCCACCAAGCTGACCGTCTGGGGCAGCCTGACGCTGCTGGTGGCGGGCTTCCTGGGGATGCTCGTCATCGAGTGGGCGAACCCGCGTACCCTGGGCATCTACGCCTGGCACGACAAGCTCCTCGTGGCGTTCGCCCAGGACGCGTTCATCCGCACCGGCGGCTTCAACGTCGTCGACGTCGAGGGCCTGGAGGAGGAGAGCTACCCGCTGGTCATCGCGCTGATGTTCATCGGCGGCGGCAGCGCCAGCACGGCCGGCGGGATCAAGGTGACGACCTTCTTCCTGCTCGCATTCGTCATCTGGGCGGAGCTGCGGGGCGAGCCGGACGTGACGGTCGGGCACCGCCGGGTGGCCACCGCCAGCCAGCGGCAGGCGGTCACCGTCGCCCTGCTCAGCGTGGCGCTGGTCGCCTGCGGCACGGTCCTGCTGATCCTGCTCACCGAGGGGGTCCCCCTCTACGCGGCGCTGTTCGAGGTGACCTCCGCGCTCACCACCACCGGGCTCAGCGTCGGGGTCGCCGCGTCGCTGCCCGAGAGCGGACAGTTCGCTCTGATCGTCCTCATGTTCGTCGGCCGGATCGGGCCGCTGACCCTCGGGTCGGCGATCGCCCTCAACACCCGCCGGCGGCTGTACCGCTACCCGGAGGAGCAACCCATTGTCGGCTAG
- a CDS encoding glycerophosphodiester phosphodiesterase: MRRTLSALGVAGALLVAAVAVPTVAASAAPTPAAERARATDRPLVIGHRGASGYRPEHTLEAYRLAIRQGADYIEPDLVVTRDGALVARHENEISGTTDVAARPEFAGRRATKTIDGVAVTGWFTEDFTLAELKTLRAKERLPQVRVANTAFDGRFEVPTLQEVVDLARAEGRARGRTIGVYPETKHPTYFASIGLPLEEPLVEVLRRNKLTHRNSPVIIQSFETANLRKLDRMIDVRLAQLLDAAGRPYDFTVAGDARTYRDMAAPAGLRWIASYADGVGANKNLIVPRDAAGRLLAPTTLVRDAHRERLIVHAWTFRAENQFLPADLRIGSDPNARGDIQSEYELFLGLGLDGVFTDHPDTAVAAREGLARR, from the coding sequence TTGCGACGCACCCTTTCCGCCCTCGGCGTGGCCGGGGCCCTGCTCGTGGCCGCCGTGGCCGTGCCGACCGTGGCCGCGTCGGCCGCCCCGACGCCCGCCGCCGAGCGGGCCCGGGCGACCGACCGTCCCCTCGTGATCGGCCACCGCGGCGCCAGCGGCTACCGGCCCGAGCACACCCTGGAGGCCTACCGGCTGGCGATCCGGCAGGGCGCGGACTACATCGAGCCGGACCTGGTCGTCACCCGCGACGGCGCGCTGGTCGCCCGGCACGAGAACGAGATCAGCGGTACGACCGACGTGGCCGCCCGCCCCGAGTTCGCCGGCCGTCGGGCCACGAAGACCATCGACGGCGTCGCGGTCACCGGCTGGTTCACCGAGGACTTCACCCTCGCCGAGCTGAAGACGCTGCGGGCCAAGGAGCGGCTGCCGCAGGTGCGGGTCGCCAACACCGCCTTCGACGGCCGGTTCGAGGTGCCCACCCTCCAGGAGGTCGTCGACCTGGCCCGCGCCGAGGGGCGGGCGCGCGGGCGCACCATCGGCGTCTACCCGGAGACCAAGCACCCGACCTACTTCGCCTCCATCGGGCTGCCGCTGGAGGAGCCGCTTGTCGAGGTGCTGCGGCGCAACAAGCTCACCCACCGGAACTCGCCCGTCATCATCCAGTCGTTCGAGACGGCGAACCTGCGCAAGCTCGACCGGATGATCGACGTCAGGCTCGCGCAGCTCCTCGACGCCGCCGGCCGGCCGTACGACTTCACCGTCGCCGGCGACGCCCGCACCTACCGGGACATGGCCGCCCCGGCCGGCCTGAGGTGGATCGCCTCGTACGCCGACGGCGTCGGCGCGAACAAGAACCTGATCGTCCCGCGTGACGCCGCCGGCCGGCTGCTCGCCCCGACCACCCTGGTCCGGGACGCGCACCGGGAGCGGCTGATCGTGCACGCCTGGACGTTCCGGGCCGAGAACCAGTTCCTGCCGGCCGATCTCCGGATCGGGAGCGACCCGAACGCCCGCGGCGACATCCAGTCCGAGTACGAACTCTTCCTCGGCCTCGGCCTCGACGGCGTCTTCACCGACCACCCGGACACCGCCGTCGCCGCCCGGGAGGGCCTCGCCCGCCGCTGA
- a CDS encoding substrate-binding domain-containing protein, protein MTVRTTRRVFLSAATMMAAALAATACGSPQETASGGGDSTAPVKVGLVYSQSGALASYGKQYIEGFKAGLDFATKGTNKVGDRTIEITEVDDAGDPAKAVSAAKDLIGKGNKIIAGSTASGVALQVAPIAAQNKVLFISGPAATDAVTGANKYTFRSGRQSYQDVVTAKSFIGDPAGKKVVVFAQDGAFGDANEAAVKTVIGGAGATVSSVRAPASATEFTPFASQIKSAKPDLLFVAWAGTTAPAMWQTLDQQGVLSSTTVVTGLDIRASWPTFGAAGSKISFLSHYFDGASDNEATKALKAKVGTVDLFHPDGFAAAQMVVRAASEGGDDVEKMVKALEGWSFDGVKGKMTIRPEDHALLQPMFQAKLTGSGTTFTATAQKALTGDETAPPAVAMKG, encoded by the coding sequence ATGACGGTCCGGACGACGCGGCGGGTGTTCCTCTCCGCCGCCACGATGATGGCCGCGGCGCTTGCCGCCACGGCCTGTGGCAGCCCGCAGGAAACCGCCTCCGGCGGCGGCGACAGCACCGCCCCGGTCAAGGTTGGCCTGGTGTATTCCCAGTCGGGAGCCCTCGCCAGCTACGGCAAGCAGTACATCGAGGGGTTCAAGGCCGGCCTCGACTTCGCCACCAAAGGCACCAACAAGGTCGGCGACCGGACGATCGAGATCACCGAGGTCGACGACGCCGGTGACCCGGCGAAGGCGGTCTCCGCGGCCAAGGACCTGATCGGCAAGGGCAACAAGATCATCGCCGGCTCGACGGCGTCCGGCGTGGCGCTCCAGGTCGCCCCGATCGCCGCGCAGAACAAGGTCCTCTTCATCTCCGGCCCGGCCGCCACCGACGCGGTGACCGGCGCGAACAAGTACACGTTCCGCTCCGGGCGGCAGTCGTACCAGGACGTGGTGACCGCCAAGTCGTTCATCGGCGACCCGGCCGGCAAGAAGGTCGTGGTCTTCGCCCAGGACGGTGCCTTCGGCGACGCCAACGAGGCCGCCGTCAAGACCGTCATCGGCGGTGCGGGCGCGACCGTCAGCAGCGTCCGGGCCCCGGCCAGCGCCACCGAGTTCACCCCGTTCGCGAGCCAGATCAAGTCCGCCAAGCCGGACCTGCTCTTCGTCGCCTGGGCCGGCACCACCGCCCCCGCCATGTGGCAGACCCTCGACCAGCAGGGCGTGCTCTCCTCCACCACGGTCGTCACCGGCCTGGACATCCGCGCCTCGTGGCCGACCTTCGGCGCCGCCGGCAGCAAGATCTCCTTCCTGTCGCACTACTTCGACGGCGCCTCCGACAACGAGGCCACCAAGGCGCTCAAGGCCAAGGTGGGCACCGTCGACCTGTTCCACCCGGACGGCTTCGCCGCCGCGCAGATGGTCGTCCGCGCCGCCTCCGAGGGTGGCGACGACGTCGAGAAGATGGTCAAGGCCCTGGAGGGCTGGAGCTTCGACGGGGTCAAGGGCAAGATGACCATCCGCCCCGAGGACCACGCCCTGCTCCAGCCGATGTTCCAGGCCAAGCTGACCGGCAGCGGCACCACGTTCACCGCCACCGCCCAGAAGGCGCTGACCGGGGACGAGACCGCGCCGCCGGCCGTGGCGATGAAGGGCTGA
- a CDS encoding ABC transporter ATP-binding protein: MLATRGLTWRIGEVAIVDSVYLDLAPGEFLGVIGPNGAGKTSLFNLITGVRRATEGRITLDGQDIGDLPPHKRARLGLGRTFQASSVFGSLSVRENVRLAVQAHRGGSMKLWRRAAADREVAAAADAALDRVGLAHRGTALAGTLAHGEKRKLEIALLLAGEPRVMLLDEPMAGVSAEDVPELVAVIRSLTGDTGRSVLMVEHHMDVILELADRIAVMHHGALLACDTPETVMANPTVQEAYLGESL, encoded by the coding sequence ATGCTCGCCACCCGCGGTCTGACCTGGCGGATCGGTGAGGTCGCCATCGTCGACAGCGTCTACCTCGACCTGGCGCCCGGGGAGTTCCTCGGCGTCATCGGGCCCAACGGCGCCGGCAAGACCTCACTGTTCAACCTGATCACCGGCGTACGCCGGGCCACGGAAGGACGGATCACCCTCGACGGGCAGGACATCGGCGACCTGCCGCCGCACAAGCGGGCCCGTCTCGGCCTCGGCCGCACCTTCCAGGCATCCTCGGTCTTCGGCTCGCTCAGCGTGCGGGAGAACGTCCGGCTCGCCGTGCAGGCGCACCGCGGGGGCTCGATGAAGCTGTGGCGGCGGGCGGCGGCCGACCGGGAGGTCGCCGCCGCCGCCGACGCGGCGCTCGACCGGGTCGGCCTCGCCCACCGGGGTACGGCGCTGGCCGGCACCCTCGCACACGGCGAGAAGCGGAAGCTGGAGATCGCCCTGCTGCTCGCCGGGGAGCCCCGGGTCATGCTGCTCGACGAGCCGATGGCCGGCGTCAGCGCCGAGGACGTGCCCGAGCTGGTCGCCGTGATCCGCTCGCTCACCGGCGACACCGGCCGGTCGGTGCTGATGGTCGAGCACCACATGGACGTCATCCTGGAGCTGGCCGACCGGATCGCCGTCATGCACCATGGCGCGCTGCTGGCCTGCGACACCCCGGAGACGGTGATGGCCAACCCCACCGTGCAAGAGGCCTACCTGGGGGAGTCGCTCTAG
- a CDS encoding ABC transporter ATP-binding protein — MEPILSVENLSVRIAGLHILQGVSFTVAPTGVTVLLGRNGVGKTTTLRAIVGLTPRGGEVRGAIRMGAQSLLARPTHRLIRGGLGYVPEDRCVFAGLTVAENLRLAERRGTSPAYDKVFALFPELDRRGRQRAGSLSGGQQQMLAIGRVLLNDNRLLLVDEPTKGLAPKVVTEVAEVLERVAESVPVLLVEQNLAVVRRLARDAVVLAAGRVAWTGDARELLLETALTKSLLGVGSAEGHHPAGTPAGARKDER; from the coding sequence GTGGAACCCATTCTCAGCGTGGAGAACCTGTCGGTCCGCATCGCCGGGCTGCACATCCTCCAAGGGGTGTCCTTCACGGTCGCCCCGACCGGCGTCACCGTCCTGCTCGGGCGCAACGGCGTCGGCAAGACGACCACGCTGCGCGCGATCGTCGGCCTCACGCCGCGCGGCGGCGAGGTGCGGGGCGCGATCCGGATGGGCGCGCAGAGCCTGCTGGCCCGCCCGACCCACCGGCTGATCCGCGGCGGGCTCGGCTACGTGCCGGAGGACCGCTGCGTCTTCGCCGGGCTCACCGTGGCCGAGAACCTCCGGCTCGCCGAGCGGCGCGGCACCTCCCCGGCGTACGACAAGGTGTTCGCGCTCTTCCCGGAGCTGGACCGGCGCGGACGGCAACGGGCCGGCTCGCTCTCCGGCGGGCAGCAACAGATGCTCGCGATCGGCCGGGTGCTGCTCAACGACAACCGGCTGCTGCTGGTCGACGAGCCGACCAAGGGGCTCGCGCCGAAGGTGGTGACCGAGGTGGCCGAGGTGCTGGAACGGGTCGCCGAGTCCGTGCCGGTGCTGCTGGTCGAGCAGAACCTGGCCGTGGTCCGGCGGCTCGCCCGGGACGCGGTCGTGCTCGCCGCCGGCCGGGTCGCCTGGACCGGCGACGCGCGGGAACTGCTGCTGGAGACCGCCCTGACCAAGTCGCTGCTGGGCGTCGGCTCGGCGGAGGGGCACCACCCCGCCGGTACGCCGGCCGGCGCGCGGAAGGACGAGCGCTGA
- a CDS encoding branched-chain amino acid ABC transporter permease, giving the protein MDTVILLTLTGLGLAALYFLVASGLSLVFGLADVLNFAHGVFLGVGAYGTWWAAHNLPGAGSDGFGFVLAVAFGVAAGTLVAVLVELVLIRPLYSRTIEQVLVTVGLSLAGVALLQATWGADARPFPRPEWTRQVTSILGANVPNGGLLLIIAAVLVLGAILAFLRWTRYGLIIRAGVENREMVTALGIDVRKAFTLVFAIGGAAAALAGALGGVYFGTVSPGQGGSLLIFAFIVVVIGGMGSVTGSAYAAVAVGLTQQFVNYYGTSGLGDICVVALLAVVLLLRPQGIAGKVATA; this is encoded by the coding sequence ATGGACACCGTCATCCTGTTGACGCTGACCGGGCTCGGCCTGGCGGCGCTCTACTTCCTGGTCGCCAGCGGGCTCTCCCTGGTCTTCGGCCTGGCCGACGTGCTCAACTTCGCGCACGGCGTCTTCCTCGGCGTCGGCGCGTACGGGACCTGGTGGGCGGCGCACAACCTGCCCGGCGCCGGCTCGGACGGCTTCGGCTTCGTGCTCGCGGTCGCCTTCGGGGTGGCCGCCGGGACGCTGGTCGCGGTGCTCGTCGAGCTGGTGCTGATCCGGCCGCTCTACTCCCGCACCATCGAGCAGGTGCTGGTCACCGTCGGCCTCTCGCTGGCCGGCGTCGCCCTGCTCCAGGCCACCTGGGGCGCGGACGCCCGGCCGTTCCCGCGCCCCGAGTGGACCCGGCAGGTCACCTCGATCCTCGGCGCGAACGTGCCCAACGGCGGCCTGCTGCTGATCATCGCGGCGGTGCTGGTGCTCGGCGCGATCCTCGCCTTCCTCCGCTGGACCCGCTACGGCCTGATCATCCGGGCCGGGGTGGAGAACCGGGAGATGGTCACCGCGCTCGGCATCGACGTGCGCAAGGCGTTCACCCTGGTCTTCGCGATCGGCGGGGCGGCGGCGGCGCTGGCCGGCGCGCTCGGCGGCGTCTACTTCGGCACCGTCTCGCCCGGCCAGGGCGGCTCGCTGCTGATCTTCGCGTTCATCGTGGTGGTCATCGGCGGGATGGGCTCGGTGACCGGGTCCGCGTACGCGGCCGTCGCCGTCGGCCTGACCCAACAGTTCGTCAACTACTACGGCACCTCCGGGCTGGGCGACATCTGCGTGGTCGCGCTGCTGGCCGTGGTGCTGCTGCTGCGCCCGCAGGGCATCGCCGGAAAGGTGGCAACGGCATGA
- a CDS encoding branched-chain amino acid ABC transporter permease, which yields MTEVKSPEVPAPPAAVPDELTPGDGRLHRIRPYLPLVALVVALILPYSTLHLPGVFEGALNSPGTLQLLAVCLVFGGLAAGYDLLFGRTGMLSFGHALYFAAGVYGTDILVTKAGLPLWQAGLLAITGGTILAALLGAVALRTVGIAFAMVTLAFAQVGAILVARDFGGLTGGEEGLPLDVSGLPEGLVGVTNTVNLYWLALAYLVVVVFVVHRVSGSPTGRVLAGLRDDERRIGVLGLDPYRFKLVAFTLAGGLAAAGGVVYVLIVGGASPHITSSEWTLALLVMVVLGGPGTRWGPVIGGILYMYLDHRLVAFGTSDAVEALPAFLSNPLSQPLFVLGTVFILAVYFFPGGLASLAPRLALLRHSLRPASRRT from the coding sequence ATGACCGAGGTCAAGAGCCCCGAGGTTCCGGCGCCGCCGGCGGCGGTGCCCGACGAGCTGACGCCGGGCGACGGGCGACTGCACCGCATCCGCCCGTACCTGCCGTTGGTCGCGCTGGTGGTGGCGCTGATCCTGCCGTACTCGACGCTGCACCTGCCGGGCGTCTTCGAGGGGGCGCTGAACTCCCCGGGCACCCTGCAACTGCTCGCCGTCTGCCTGGTCTTCGGGGGCCTGGCCGCCGGGTACGACCTGCTGTTCGGGCGGACCGGCATGCTCTCCTTCGGACACGCCCTCTACTTCGCCGCCGGCGTGTACGGCACCGACATCCTGGTCACCAAGGCGGGACTGCCGCTGTGGCAGGCCGGGCTGCTCGCGATCACCGGCGGGACGATCCTCGCCGCGCTGCTCGGGGCGGTGGCACTGCGTACCGTCGGCATCGCGTTCGCCATGGTGACGCTCGCCTTCGCCCAGGTCGGGGCGATCCTGGTGGCCCGCGACTTCGGCGGGCTCACCGGCGGCGAGGAGGGGCTGCCGCTGGACGTCTCCGGGCTGCCCGAGGGGCTGGTCGGGGTCACCAACACCGTCAACCTCTACTGGCTGGCGCTGGCGTACCTGGTCGTGGTGGTCTTCGTGGTGCACCGGGTGTCGGGCTCGCCGACCGGGCGCGTGCTCGCCGGCCTGCGCGACGACGAGCGGCGGATCGGGGTGCTGGGGCTCGACCCGTACCGGTTCAAGCTGGTGGCGTTCACCCTGGCGGGTGGGCTCGCGGCGGCCGGCGGCGTGGTCTACGTCCTGATCGTCGGCGGTGCCTCGCCGCACATCACCTCCTCCGAGTGGACCCTGGCGCTGCTGGTCATGGTGGTGCTCGGTGGGCCGGGCACCCGGTGGGGTCCGGTGATCGGCGGCATCCTCTACATGTACCTGGACCACCGGCTGGTCGCGTTCGGCACGTCCGACGCGGTGGAGGCCCTGCCGGCGTTCCTGAGCAACCCGCTGTCCCAGCCGCTCTTCGTGCTCGGCACCGTCTTCATCCTGGCCGTCTACTTCTTCCCCGGCGGCCTGGCCAGCCTCGCCCCGCGCCTGGCACTGCTGCGGCACTCCCTACGCCCCGCGAGCCGCCGCACCTGA
- a CDS encoding RecQ family ATP-dependent DNA helicase: MGQDRTAVRERAEAVLRRLAGEHARLREDQWRAIEALVVDRRRVLCVQRTGWGKSAVYFVATALLRERDRERQGDGGPGPTGPGSPTGSTGPTGPGSPTGSTGPTGPTVIVSPLLALMRNQVESAARAGIRARTINSANLDEWDEITAEIHTGAVDVLLISPERLNNPDFRDTVLPKLAATTGLLVVDEAHCVSDWGHDFRPDYRRLRTFLGNLPEHTPVLATTATANARVTADVAEQLGDALVLRGSLDRESLRLGVVELPSPAHRLAWLADHLDRLPGSGIVYTLTVAAAGETAEFLRSRDYAVASYTGQAEDADRRAAEQDLLDNKIKALVATSALGMGFDKPDLGFVVHLGAPPSPIAYYQQVGRAGRAVAHAEVLLLPGAEDAAIWRYFASLAFPPEEQVRAVLAALHTDRPLSTQALEPIVDLRRARLELMLKVLDVDGAVRRVRGGWLATGEPWVYDEARLRRVAEARTAEQQAMREYAATADCRLRYLRECLDDAGAADCGRCDRCAGPLFAPDVSDVALTAAQTFLGRPGVEIAPKKLWPTGLEAVGVPLKGRIAPAEQALPGRAVGRLSDLGWGGRLRGLVGPEAPDGPVPDDVAAAVVEVLKAWAHGDDPWPARPVGVVAVGSRRRPRLVGSLAERIAGVGRLPLLGQVTPTGPAAGDGPRGNSAQRVRALHGALVVPADVVDALAGLDGPVLLVDDLVDSGWTMTLAARELRRAGAPGVLPLALAVAG; the protein is encoded by the coding sequence ATGGGTCAGGATCGGACGGCGGTACGGGAGCGGGCCGAGGCGGTGCTGCGGCGGTTGGCCGGCGAGCACGCCCGACTCCGCGAGGACCAGTGGCGGGCGATCGAGGCGCTGGTGGTCGACCGCCGCCGGGTGCTCTGCGTGCAGCGCACCGGGTGGGGCAAGTCGGCCGTCTACTTCGTGGCCACCGCCCTGCTGCGCGAGCGCGACCGGGAGCGGCAGGGCGACGGCGGCCCCGGCCCGACCGGCCCCGGCAGCCCCACCGGCTCGACCGGCCCGACCGGCCCTGGCAGCCCCACCGGCTCGACCGGCCCGACCGGCCCGACGGTGATCGTTTCGCCGCTGCTGGCGCTCATGCGCAACCAGGTCGAGTCGGCGGCCCGGGCCGGCATCCGGGCCCGCACCATCAACTCCGCCAACCTGGACGAGTGGGACGAGATCACCGCCGAGATCCACACCGGCGCCGTGGACGTGCTGCTGATCAGCCCGGAGCGGCTCAACAACCCCGACTTCCGGGACACCGTGCTGCCGAAGCTGGCGGCCACCACCGGCCTGCTGGTGGTCGACGAGGCGCACTGCGTCTCCGACTGGGGGCACGACTTCCGGCCGGACTACCGCCGGCTGCGTACCTTCCTCGGCAACCTGCCCGAGCACACCCCGGTACTGGCGACCACGGCCACCGCCAACGCCCGGGTCACCGCCGACGTGGCGGAGCAGCTCGGCGACGCCCTCGTGCTGCGCGGCAGCCTCGACCGGGAGTCGCTGCGCCTCGGCGTGGTCGAGCTGCCGAGCCCCGCGCACCGGCTGGCATGGCTCGCCGACCACCTGGACCGGCTGCCCGGCTCGGGCATCGTCTACACGCTCACCGTCGCCGCGGCGGGGGAGACCGCCGAGTTCCTGCGGTCCCGGGACTACGCCGTCGCCTCCTACACCGGCCAGGCCGAGGACGCCGACCGGCGGGCGGCCGAGCAGGACCTGCTGGACAACAAGATCAAGGCGCTGGTCGCCACGAGCGCCCTGGGCATGGGCTTCGACAAGCCCGACCTCGGCTTCGTGGTGCACCTCGGCGCGCCGCCCTCGCCGATCGCGTACTACCAGCAGGTCGGCCGCGCCGGCCGCGCCGTCGCGCACGCCGAGGTGCTGCTGCTGCCCGGCGCCGAGGACGCCGCCATCTGGCGCTACTTCGCCTCGCTCGCCTTCCCGCCCGAGGAGCAGGTCCGCGCGGTGCTGGCCGCCCTGCACACCGACCGCCCCCTCTCCACGCAGGCCCTGGAGCCGATCGTCGACCTGCGCCGGGCCCGGCTGGAACTGATGCTCAAGGTGCTCGACGTCGACGGCGCGGTCCGCCGGGTGCGCGGCGGCTGGCTCGCCACCGGCGAGCCCTGGGTCTACGACGAGGCCCGGTTGCGCCGCGTCGCCGAGGCACGCACCGCCGAGCAGCAGGCCATGCGGGAGTACGCGGCCACCGCCGACTGCCGGCTGCGCTACCTGCGCGAGTGCCTGGACGACGCGGGTGCCGCCGACTGCGGCCGGTGCGACCGCTGCGCCGGCCCGCTGTTCGCGCCCGACGTGTCGGACGTCGCGCTGACCGCCGCGCAGACCTTCCTGGGGCGGCCCGGGGTGGAGATCGCGCCGAAGAAGCTCTGGCCGACCGGGCTGGAGGCGGTGGGCGTACCCCTGAAGGGGCGGATCGCCCCGGCGGAGCAGGCGCTGCCGGGGCGCGCGGTGGGGCGGCTGTCCGACCTGGGGTGGGGCGGCCGGCTGCGCGGCCTGGTCGGGCCGGAGGCGCCCGACGGACCGGTGCCGGACGACGTGGCCGCCGCCGTGGTCGAGGTGCTGAAGGCGTGGGCGCACGGCGACGACCCGTGGCCGGCCCGCCCGGTGGGCGTGGTCGCGGTCGGCTCGCGCCGCCGGCCCCGGCTGGTCGGCTCGCTCGCCGAGCGGATCGCCGGCGTCGGCCGGCTGCCGCTGCTCGGCCAGGTGACGCCGACCGGCCCGGCCGCCGGCGACGGCCCGCGCGGCAACAGCGCCCAGCGGGTACGCGCCCTGCACGGCGCCCTCGTCGTGCCTGCGGACGTGGTCGACGCCCTCGCCGGGCTGGACGGGCCGGTGCTCCTCGTCGACGACCTGGTCGACTCGGGCTGGACGATGACGCTGGCCGCCCGGGAACTGCGCCGCGCCGGCGCGCCCGGCGTGCTGCCGCTGGCGCTGGCCGTCGCCGGCTGA
- a CDS encoding helix-turn-helix domain-containing protein has translation MGSVEVSPQMAFARFVRRAIDDAREERGWTVTDLASHTGVGRSTVFRWLAGDWQDYPELAKVRGFCAALDLPVAAAFRALGLPDAGPTPRRRLDDGPVEADVRVILQRLADPTVPAEEKHHIRDLLRYLARRPIRRAG, from the coding sequence ATGGGTTCGGTAGAGGTATCGCCGCAGATGGCCTTCGCACGCTTCGTGCGGCGCGCCATCGACGACGCCCGCGAGGAGCGCGGGTGGACCGTGACGGACCTGGCGTCCCACACCGGCGTCGGTCGTTCCACCGTGTTCCGCTGGCTCGCCGGCGACTGGCAGGACTATCCGGAACTCGCCAAGGTGCGGGGCTTCTGCGCCGCGCTGGACCTGCCGGTAGCGGCCGCCTTCCGCGCGCTCGGCCTGCCCGACGCCGGCCCCACCCCGCGCCGCCGCCTCGACGACGGCCCGGTCGAGGCCGACGTCCGGGTGATCCTGCAACGGCTGGCCGACCCGACCGTGCCGGCCGAGGAGAAGCACCACATCCGCGACCTGCTGCGCTACCTGGCCCGCCGCCCGATCCGCCGCGCCGGCTGA